Proteins encoded within one genomic window of Ottowia sp. SB7-C50:
- a CDS encoding bifunctional riboflavin kinase/FAD synthetase: MKIFRGLRHPGIAPGCALTIGNFDGVHRGHQAMLALLRSEAAHRGVPSCVMTFEPHPRDYFAAVLNKPDLAPARIVTLRDKLTELARCGVDQAVVLPFNAALASQPPQAFIDDVLVKGLGVRYVLVGDDFRFGAQRAGDYAMLDASGVAQGFDVARMQSYEVHGLRVSSTAVRAALAEGRMRDAAALLGRPYSISGHVVHGRKLGRALAESTPGKADGFRTLNLRFSRRAHAWKPAASGIFVVEVHGLTDRPLPGVANLGVRPSLDPNDVNGGRVLLETHVLDWPAHLGSEGAYGKIIRVDLLHKLHDELRYHSLAALTEGIARDCADARAWLAARHGRI, encoded by the coding sequence ATGAAGATCTTTCGCGGCCTGCGCCACCCTGGCATCGCCCCCGGCTGCGCCCTGACCATCGGTAATTTCGACGGCGTGCACCGCGGCCACCAGGCCATGCTGGCGCTGCTGCGCAGCGAAGCCGCGCACCGGGGCGTACCCAGTTGCGTGATGACCTTCGAGCCGCACCCGCGCGACTACTTTGCCGCCGTTTTAAATAAGCCCGACCTGGCGCCGGCGCGCATCGTCACCCTGCGCGACAAGCTGACCGAGCTGGCGCGCTGCGGGGTCGACCAGGCCGTGGTGTTGCCCTTCAACGCCGCGCTGGCCAGCCAGCCGCCGCAGGCCTTCATTGACGACGTGCTGGTCAAGGGGCTGGGCGTGCGTTATGTGCTGGTGGGCGACGACTTCCGCTTTGGCGCCCAGCGCGCGGGCGACTACGCCATGCTGGACGCCTCCGGCGTGGCGCAGGGCTTTGACGTGGCGCGCATGCAGTCGTACGAGGTGCACGGGCTGCGCGTGTCGTCCACGGCTGTGCGCGCCGCGCTGGCCGAAGGGCGCATGCGCGATGCGGCGGCGCTGCTGGGGCGGCCGTATTCGATCAGCGGCCACGTGGTGCACGGCCGCAAGCTGGGCCGCGCGCTGGCCGAAAGCACACCGGGCAAGGCGGACGGCTTTCGCACGCTCAACCTGCGCTTTTCGCGCCGCGCCCATGCCTGGAAGCCGGCCGCGAGCGGCATCTTCGTGGTCGAGGTGCACGGGCTGACCGACCGACCGCTGCCCGGCGTGGCCAACCTCGGCGTGCGGCCGTCGCTGGACCCGAACGATGTCAACGGCGGCCGGGTGCTGCTGGAGACCCACGTGCTCGACTGGCCGGCGCACCTGGGAAGCGAGGGGGCCTACGGTAAAATCATCCGCGTGGATCTGCTGCACAAACTGCACGACGAATTGCGCTATCACAGCCTGGCGGCGCTGACCGAAGGCATCGCGCGCGACTGCGCCGACGCGCGCGCCTGGCTGGCTGCGCGACACGGGCGAATTTGA
- a CDS encoding HNH endonuclease, whose product MKVLKLSAQGLPQSWITLEQAVIHYAAEEVRWEVGQQVAVFRGGHNAITGEQSVITINSIIGTRGVPGINPFDLRPSLTNSKLFARDRNVCAYCGDHFHETDLTREHIIPQAQKGRDTWMNVVTACRSCNHRKSNRTPEQARMPLLYTPYVPSLWEDFILRNRRILADQMEFLMAHLPKTSRLHA is encoded by the coding sequence GTGAAGGTGCTCAAGCTGTCGGCACAGGGGTTGCCGCAATCGTGGATCACGCTCGAACAGGCGGTGATTCACTACGCCGCGGAAGAAGTGCGCTGGGAAGTGGGCCAGCAGGTGGCGGTGTTTCGGGGCGGCCACAACGCCATCACGGGTGAGCAGTCGGTCATCACCATCAACAGCATCATCGGCACGCGCGGGGTGCCGGGCATCAACCCGTTCGACCTGCGCCCCAGCCTCACCAACAGCAAGCTGTTTGCGCGCGACCGCAACGTGTGCGCCTATTGCGGCGACCATTTCCACGAAACCGACCTGACGCGCGAACACATCATCCCGCAGGCGCAGAAGGGCCGCGACACGTGGATGAACGTCGTCACCGCCTGTCGCAGCTGCAACCACCGCAAGAGCAACCGCACCCCCGAACAGGCGCGCATGCCGCTGCTGTACACGCCTTACGTGCCCAGCCTGTGGGAAGACTTCATCCTGCGCAACCGCCGCATCCTGGCGGACCAGATGGAGTTTCTGATGGCGCACTTGCCCAAGACGTCGCGGCTGCACGCGTAG
- the ileS gene encoding isoleucine--tRNA ligase — MSTDNKTDYRKTLNLPDTPFPMRGDLPKREPGWIKEWDDTGLYKRLRAARAGREKFILHDGPPYANGQLHAGHAVNKILKDMIVKTRQLKGMDAHYVPGWDCHGLPIENQIEKLHGRNLSRDEMQAKGRAYATEQIGLQMQDFKRLGVLGEWDNPYKTMNFANEAGELRLFKRLIERGFVYRGLKPVYWCFDCGSALAEAEIEYQDKKSNTVDVAFEAAEPDKLAAAFGLPKLDKPAFIVIWTTTAWTIPANQALNVGPHIEHALVDTPKGLLVLAKARVEDALKRYGIDGTVIATAMGDKLGGLNFKHPLYDVDKGYQRLSPVYLADYATDTDGTGIVHSAPAYGIEDFNSCVAHGLAHADILNPVQGKGSYAADFPLFGGLDIWKAVPVIIQALDDAGRLLATSTITHSYPHCWRHKSPVIYRAASQWFVRMDEGEGVFTKDKAPETLRTTALRAIENTAFYPPSGKARLRDMIAGRPDWVISRQRAWGVPIAFFLHKETDELHPRTMEILDQAADIIERGGIEAWSRVTAEAILGDEDARHYRKFNDILEVWFDSGSTFEHVLCGTHPNEHHTSGPEADMYLEGHDQHRGWFHSSLLLASAIRGRAPYRSLLTHGFTVDAQGRKMSKSLGNGIDLQEANKKWGAEILRLWVAASDYSGDIAGDDKIMARVIDAYRRIRNTLRFLLANTSDFDPAKDAVADADLLEIDRWMLSRAAEFQADVLAHYEVYEFHPVVAKLQLFCSEDLGGFYLDVLKDRLYTTALHSLARRSAQTALWRLTQALLRWMAPFLSFTAEEAWKLVGQGDSIFLEEFSEFAAPDAALLQKWERIREIRDVVNKDIEALREKGEVGSSLQSNVVLTAPPADHELLASLGDDMKFVFITSAIELKAGHALSVSASASKDVKCERCWHYTDDIGQNAEHPTICGRCISNLYGAGETRHVA; from the coding sequence ATGAGCACCGACAACAAGACCGACTACCGCAAGACCCTGAACCTGCCCGACACGCCCTTCCCCATGCGCGGCGACCTGCCCAAGCGCGAGCCGGGCTGGATCAAGGAATGGGACGACACGGGCCTGTACAAGCGCCTGCGTGCGGCCCGCGCCGGGCGCGAAAAATTCATCCTGCACGACGGCCCGCCCTATGCCAACGGCCAGCTGCACGCCGGCCACGCGGTCAACAAGATCCTGAAGGACATGATCGTCAAGACGCGGCAATTGAAGGGCATGGACGCGCACTACGTGCCCGGCTGGGACTGCCACGGCCTGCCGATCGAGAACCAGATCGAAAAGCTGCACGGCCGCAACCTGAGCCGCGACGAGATGCAGGCCAAGGGCCGCGCCTACGCCACCGAGCAGATCGGCCTGCAGATGCAGGACTTCAAGCGCCTGGGCGTGCTGGGCGAATGGGACAACCCCTACAAGACGATGAACTTCGCCAACGAGGCGGGTGAACTGCGGCTGTTCAAGCGGCTGATCGAGCGCGGCTTTGTGTATCGCGGCCTCAAGCCCGTGTACTGGTGCTTCGACTGCGGATCGGCCCTGGCCGAGGCCGAGATCGAGTACCAGGACAAGAAGAGCAACACGGTGGATGTGGCGTTTGAAGCCGCCGAGCCCGACAAGCTGGCCGCCGCGTTCGGCCTGCCGAAGCTCGACAAGCCCGCCTTCATCGTCATCTGGACGACGACCGCGTGGACCATCCCCGCCAACCAGGCGCTCAACGTCGGCCCGCACATCGAGCACGCGCTGGTCGACACGCCCAAGGGCCTGCTCGTGCTGGCCAAGGCGCGGGTCGAGGACGCGCTGAAGCGCTATGGAATCGATGGCACCGTCATCGCGACAGCGATGGGTGACAAGCTGGGCGGCCTGAACTTCAAGCACCCGCTGTACGACGTCGACAAGGGCTACCAGCGCCTGTCGCCCGTCTACCTGGCCGACTACGCCACCGACACCGATGGCACCGGTATCGTGCACTCGGCGCCCGCCTACGGTATTGAAGACTTCAACTCGTGCGTGGCGCACGGTCTGGCGCACGCCGACATCCTGAACCCGGTGCAGGGCAAAGGCAGCTACGCGGCCGACTTTCCGCTGTTTGGCGGGCTGGACATCTGGAAGGCCGTGCCCGTGATCATCCAGGCGCTGGATGATGCCGGCCGGCTGCTGGCCACCAGCACCATCACGCACAGCTACCCGCACTGCTGGCGCCACAAGTCGCCGGTGATCTACCGCGCCGCGTCGCAATGGTTCGTGCGCATGGACGAAGGCGAAGGCGTGTTCACCAAGGACAAGGCGCCCGAAACCCTGCGCACGACTGCGCTGCGCGCTATCGAAAACACAGCGTTTTATCCGCCCAGCGGCAAGGCGCGCCTGCGCGACATGATCGCCGGCCGCCCCGACTGGGTCATCAGCCGACAGCGCGCCTGGGGCGTGCCGATTGCCTTCTTCCTGCACAAGGAAACGGACGAGCTGCACCCGCGCACCATGGAGATTCTCGACCAGGCGGCCGACATCATCGAACGCGGCGGCATCGAGGCCTGGAGCCGCGTGACGGCGGAAGCAATCCTGGGCGACGAAGACGCGCGCCACTACCGCAAGTTCAACGACATCCTCGAAGTGTGGTTCGACTCCGGCTCCACCTTCGAGCACGTGCTGTGCGGCACGCACCCGAACGAGCACCACACGAGCGGGCCGGAAGCAGATATGTATTTAGAGGGCCACGACCAGCATCGCGGCTGGTTCCACTCATCGCTCTTGTTGGCCAGCGCCATCCGTGGCCGCGCGCCCTACCGCAGCCTGCTCACGCACGGCTTCACGGTGGATGCACAGGGCCGCAAGATGAGCAAGTCGCTCGGCAACGGCATCGACTTGCAAGAAGCCAACAAGAAGTGGGGCGCCGAAATCCTGCGCCTGTGGGTGGCCGCCAGCGACTATTCGGGCGACATCGCGGGCGACGACAAGATCATGGCGCGCGTCATCGACGCCTACCGCCGCATTCGCAACACGCTGCGCTTTCTGCTGGCCAACACCAGCGACTTCGACCCGGCCAAGGATGCTGTGGCCGACGCCGACCTGCTGGAAATCGACCGCTGGATGCTGTCGCGCGCCGCCGAGTTTCAGGCCGATGTGCTGGCGCATTACGAGGTGTACGAGTTCCACCCCGTGGTCGCCAAGCTGCAGCTGTTCTGCTCGGAGGATCTGGGCGGCTTCTACCTGGACGTGCTGAAGGATCGGCTGTACACCACGGCGCTCCATTCGCTGGCGCGGCGCAGTGCGCAGACGGCGCTGTGGCGGCTCACGCAGGCGCTGCTGCGCTGGATGGCGCCGTTCCTCAGCTTCACCGCAGAAGAGGCGTGGAAGCTGGTGGGCCAAGGCGACTCGATCTTTCTGGAAGAGTTCTCCGAATTCGCCGCGCCCGACGCCGCGCTGCTGCAGAAGTGGGAACGCATCCGCGAAATCCGCGATGTGGTCAACAAGGACATCGAGGCTTTGCGCGAAAAAGGCGAAGTCGGCTCGTCACTGCAGTCCAACGTGGTCCTCACCGCGCCACCGGCCGACCATGAGCTGCTGGCCAGCTTGGGGGATGACATGAAGTTCGTCTTCATCACATCTGCTATCGAATTGAAAGCAGGTCACGCCCTATCCGTCAGCGCCAGCGCCTCTAAAGACGTGAAATGCGAGCGCTGCTGGCACTACACCGACGACATTGGCCAGAACGCGGAACATCCCACGATCTGCGGCCGCTGCATCAGCAACCTGTATGGCGCGGGCGAGACGCGCCACGTGGCGTGA